Proteins encoded in a region of the Quercus lobata isolate SW786 chromosome 8, ValleyOak3.0 Primary Assembly, whole genome shotgun sequence genome:
- the LOC115958433 gene encoding GDSL esterase/lipase CPRD49-like: MVGPTRPQFVLFGSSIVQLSFSHGGWGAILSDIYARKADILLRGYFGWNSRRALQVLNQVFPKDAAIQPSLVIAYFGGNDSMGPHPSGLGPHVPLPEYIESMRKIVIHLQSLSEETRIILLSCPPVNEEKIRGNISQFLSELVRTNELCQRYSDACVKLGQEMGVKVVDLFTALQKRDDWMDACFTDGIHLSAEGSKIVVEEILKVIKEADWEPCLHWKSMPTEFAEDSLYDLVAADGKTTLNPSEWTFYREHHWD; the protein is encoded by the exons ATGGTGGGACCAACTAGGCCTCAGTTCGTTCTCTTTGGATCCTCCATTGTCCAACTTAGCTTCAGCCATGGCGGTTGGGGTGCCATTCTTTCTGACATTTATGCTCGCAAa GCAGACATATTGTTGCGAGGCTACTTTGGGTGGAACTCACGACGTGCTCTCCAGGTCCTCAATCAAGTTTTTCCAAAG GATGCTGCCATACAGCCCTCTTTGGTGATAGCTTATTTTGGTGGTAATGATTCAATGGGGCCTCACCCCTCTGGCCTAGGCCCTCATGTACCACTTCCTGAATATATTGAGAGCATGAGAAAGATTGTGATTCATCTCCAG AGCCTTTCAGAGGAAACTCGCATCATTTTATTAAGTTGTCCTCCAGTCAATGAGGAAAAGATTCGTGGAAACATAAG TCAGTTTTTGAGTGAGCTGGTTAGAACAAATGAGTTATGCCAAAGATACTCAGATGCCTGTGTAAAGCTTGGCCAAGAAATGGGTGTGAAGGTTGTTGATCTTTTTACTGCACTTCAGAAAAGAGATGATTGGATGGATGCTTGCTTCAC agatGGGATTCATTTATCAGCTGAAGGGAGCAAGATAGTTGTTGAAGAGATACTAAAGGTGATCAAGGAAGCTGACTGGGAGCCATGTCTACACTGGAAGTCCATGCCAACTGAATTCGCAGAGGATTCACTATATGATCTTGTTGCCGCTGATGGAAAGACAACATTAAATCCCTCAGAATGGACTTTCTACAGGGAGCATCACTGGGACTAA
- the LOC115957643 gene encoding putative ABC1 protein At2g40090 isoform X1, with amino-acid sequence MATRALWRTGKKLALVSTALCAGGAGATIAKSDDPATALKLFTAVPVRLVRDSITAASIVFDYEYSLWGLDEGSVEKSKVKHEVHLRSARKLEELCFRNGGIYIKLGQHVGQMDYLVPQEYVETLRASMLNRCPVSSYDQVCQVIKKELGESPDKIFSEFDPTPIASASLAQVHVARTIDGQKVAVKVQHTHMTDTAAADHATVDMIVNTIHRFFPSFDYRWLVDEMRESVPKELDFLVEAQNSEKCLDNFRKQSPHIADYVYAPKVYWNLSTSKLLTMEFMDGAHVNDVKAIQRLGIQPKEVAKLVSQAFAEMMFKHGFVHCDPHAANLLVRPLPSTKRSILGKRKPQLIILDHGLYKELDFHTRANYAALWKALIFADATAIKENCVKLGAGEDLYALFAGILTMRPWNKVVDPSVDHLVIKSNDGDRSELQMYASQYFPQISELLRRLPRVILLMLKTNDCLRAVNSSLLQASSLQTFLIIGKVSSEAVIEAKSLQNKSLLCWLNVFLDEILLEVRLFGMQIALWLLQLRKSLAWR; translated from the exons ATGGCCACGCGAGCCCTGTGGCGCACCGGAAAGAAGCTCGCGTTGGTCTCCACCGCCTTGTGTGCCGGTGGCGCCGGCGCCACTATAGCCAAGTCGGACGATCCGGCGACGGCGCTGAAGCTCTTCACCGCCGTCCCTGTCCGCCTCGTACGCGACTCCATCACCGCCGCCTCCATCGTCTTCG ATTATGAATATTCACTGTGGGGACTGGATGAAGGAAGTGTTGAGAAATCAAAAGTGAAACACGAGGTTCATCTTAGGTCGGCGCGTAAACTTGAAGAGCTTTGTTTTAGAAATGGTGGAATTTATATCAAACTAGGTCAACATGTTGGTCAAATG GATTACTTGGTACCTCAGGAGTACGTCGAGACATTGAGGGCGTCTATGTTGAATAGATGTCCAGTTTCCTCATATGATCAAGTGTGCCAAGTGATCAAGAAAGAGCTTGGAGAGTCACCAGATAAA ATTTTTTCTGAATTTGATCCTACTCCAATAGCAAGCGCTTCCCTTGCACAAGTTCATGTTGCTCGCACGATTGATGGCCAGAAAGTTGCTGTGAAG GTCCAGCACACTCACATGACCGATACTGCGGCTGCAGATCATGCCACTGTGGATATGATTGTGAACACCATACATcgattttttccttcttttgatTACAG GTGGTTGGTTGATGAAATGCGTGAAAGTGTACCCAAG GAACTGGATTTTTTGGTTGAGGCACAAAACAGTGAGAAATGCTTGGACAACTTCCGGAAGCAATCTCCTCATATTGCGGACTATGTATATGCACCAAAGGTGTATTGGAATTTAAGTACCTCAAAGTTGTTAACGATGGAATTTATGGATGGTGCACACGTAAATGATGTGAAGGCCATTCAAAGACTTGGAATTCAACCAAAGGAAGTTGCAAAATTA GTTAGTCAAGCTTTCGCTGAGATGATGTTCAAACATGGGTTTGTGCATTGTGACCCACATGCAGCCAACTTGCTAGTTCGCCCATTGCCTTCCACCAAAAGGAGCATTCTGG gaaaaagaaaaccacaGTTGATAATTCTAGACCATGGGTTGTATAAAGAACTTGACTTCCATACAAGAGCCAACTATGCTGCACTTTGGAAG GCATTAATATTCGCTGATGCTACTGCAATAAAGGAAAATTGTGTGAAATTGGGTGCTGGGGAGGATCTATATGCACTATTTGCAGGAATTCTTACTATGAGGCCATGGAATAAGGTTGTTGACCCATCTGTTGATCATTTGGTCATAAAAAGCAATGATGGTGACCGTTCAGAACTACAG ATGTATGCTTCTCAGTATTTCCCTCAAATTTCAGAACTTCTGCGGAGACTGCCGCGTGTAATTCTGTTAATGCTGAAGACAAATGATTGTTTACGAGCAGTTAACAGTTCTCTG TTGCAGGCATCTTCTCTTCAGACATTCCTAATCATTGGAAAAGTCTCGTCTGAGGCAGTCATTGAGGCGAAATCGTTACAAAATAAATCATTATTATGTTGGTTGAATGTCTTTTTGGATGAAATCTTGTTGGAAGTTCGACTCTTTGGAATGCAGATAGCCTTGTGGCTTTTACAACTCAGGAAGTCTCTTGCTTGGCGGTAA
- the LOC115957643 gene encoding putative ABC1 protein At2g40090 isoform X2, protein MATRALWRTGKKLALVSTALCAGGAGATIAKSDDPATALKLFTAVPVRLVRDSITAASIVFDYEYSLWGLDEGSVEKSKVKHEVHLRSARKLEELCFRNGGIYIKLGQHVGQMDYLVPQEYVETLRASMLNRCPVSSYDQVCQVIKKELGESPDKIFSEFDPTPIASASLAQVHVARTIDGQKVAVKVQHTHMTDTAAADHATVDMIVNTIHRFFPSFDYRWLVDEMRESVPKELDFLVEAQNSEKCLDNFRKQSPHIADYVYAPKVYWNLSTSKLLTMEFMDGAHVNDVKAIQRLGIQPKEVAKLVSQAFAEMMFKHGFVHCDPHAANLLVRPLPSTKRSILGKRKPQLIILDHGLYKELDFHTRANYAALWKALIFADATAIKENCVKLGAGEDLYALFAGILTMRPWNKVVDPSVDHLVIKSNDGDRSELQMYASQYFPQISELLRRLPRVILLMLKTNDCLRAVNSSLELSHSCSLSLVSIVSHSSWQSF, encoded by the exons ATGGCCACGCGAGCCCTGTGGCGCACCGGAAAGAAGCTCGCGTTGGTCTCCACCGCCTTGTGTGCCGGTGGCGCCGGCGCCACTATAGCCAAGTCGGACGATCCGGCGACGGCGCTGAAGCTCTTCACCGCCGTCCCTGTCCGCCTCGTACGCGACTCCATCACCGCCGCCTCCATCGTCTTCG ATTATGAATATTCACTGTGGGGACTGGATGAAGGAAGTGTTGAGAAATCAAAAGTGAAACACGAGGTTCATCTTAGGTCGGCGCGTAAACTTGAAGAGCTTTGTTTTAGAAATGGTGGAATTTATATCAAACTAGGTCAACATGTTGGTCAAATG GATTACTTGGTACCTCAGGAGTACGTCGAGACATTGAGGGCGTCTATGTTGAATAGATGTCCAGTTTCCTCATATGATCAAGTGTGCCAAGTGATCAAGAAAGAGCTTGGAGAGTCACCAGATAAA ATTTTTTCTGAATTTGATCCTACTCCAATAGCAAGCGCTTCCCTTGCACAAGTTCATGTTGCTCGCACGATTGATGGCCAGAAAGTTGCTGTGAAG GTCCAGCACACTCACATGACCGATACTGCGGCTGCAGATCATGCCACTGTGGATATGATTGTGAACACCATACATcgattttttccttcttttgatTACAG GTGGTTGGTTGATGAAATGCGTGAAAGTGTACCCAAG GAACTGGATTTTTTGGTTGAGGCACAAAACAGTGAGAAATGCTTGGACAACTTCCGGAAGCAATCTCCTCATATTGCGGACTATGTATATGCACCAAAGGTGTATTGGAATTTAAGTACCTCAAAGTTGTTAACGATGGAATTTATGGATGGTGCACACGTAAATGATGTGAAGGCCATTCAAAGACTTGGAATTCAACCAAAGGAAGTTGCAAAATTA GTTAGTCAAGCTTTCGCTGAGATGATGTTCAAACATGGGTTTGTGCATTGTGACCCACATGCAGCCAACTTGCTAGTTCGCCCATTGCCTTCCACCAAAAGGAGCATTCTGG gaaaaagaaaaccacaGTTGATAATTCTAGACCATGGGTTGTATAAAGAACTTGACTTCCATACAAGAGCCAACTATGCTGCACTTTGGAAG GCATTAATATTCGCTGATGCTACTGCAATAAAGGAAAATTGTGTGAAATTGGGTGCTGGGGAGGATCTATATGCACTATTTGCAGGAATTCTTACTATGAGGCCATGGAATAAGGTTGTTGACCCATCTGTTGATCATTTGGTCATAAAAAGCAATGATGGTGACCGTTCAGAACTACAG ATGTATGCTTCTCAGTATTTCCCTCAAATTTCAGAACTTCTGCGGAGACTGCCGCGTGTAATTCTGTTAATGCTGAAGACAAATGATTGTTTACGAGCAGTTAACAGTTCTCTG GAGCTTAGTCATAGTTGCAGTTTATCTCTGGTCAGCATTGTTAGTCACAGTTCATGGCAGTCTTTTTGA